One segment of Neodiprion fabricii isolate iyNeoFabr1 chromosome 1, iyNeoFabr1.1, whole genome shotgun sequence DNA contains the following:
- the LOC124176089 gene encoding transmembrane protein 242, translated as MASDGDRGISDSIQPSKNVTKQLSGTEKELEKKKEKLQAAVFLTAVTGIAATLGFGTTVIAARRQDPKYFQEGVSGTKAMTETGASLALRALSWGTLYAVTGCGILCYGLWKFSGASNAEEFKIAMGSMLPRISKNDPPQSRTEFEGLTDLLTYISEDWGNEKAKECK; from the exons ATGGCTTCTGATGGTGATAGAGGGATTTCGGATAGCATTCAACCGTCCAAAAATGTCACAAAGCAACTGTCCGGCACTGAAAAAGAGttggaaaagaagaaggaaaaacttCAAG CGGCAGTTTTTCTGACTGCTGTAACAGGAATAGCAGCAACATTGGGTTTTGGAACAACAGTAATTGCAGCTCGAAGACAGGATCCAAAGTATTTTCAAGAAGGCGTTTCTGGGACAAAAGCAATGACGGAAACTGGAGCATCGTTAGCTCTTAGAGCCCTAAGCTGGGGAACATTGTACGCCGTAACTGGCTGTGGCATATTATGCTACGGtctttggaaattttcaggaGCGTCTAACGCAGAGGAGTTCAAAATAGCCATGGGTTCAATGTTGCCTAGGATATCAAAAAATGACCCACCTCAGAGTAGGACGGAGTTCGAAGGACTTACTGATTTGTTAACATACATCTCTGAAGATTGGGGTaatgaaaaagcaaaagaatgtaaataa
- the LOC124176027 gene encoding rap1 GTPase-GDP dissociation stimulator 1-B isoform X2 — protein MEGETTHNIDKLFGELLDAIKSGNEIKENGITNIMKILDSLINVSKTSVGETLEFAIDDVFLTLLKYESPLIVAKTTRAIAEIAKTDRGREKCTNPELIKALVELLKGEYDIDILTQASRALGNICYENDKGKMLVDEQNGLTYILTALKMGISLGDGDGAAGLRNVAAGFLLNFLINQTALQKKALDDNVLSVVCSILETDGTTSGEAATHAMLILGILTDLGQEVLDERLTKILVNILASDASPELSEMCLELLHGQAENESTKLLLAKAGVCELLLKLLEKHGPRCTDEEARSVLKVACDLIVLILTGDDSMDVLYNGSNGEVYKKLVDWLESDDEDLQLAAVLAMGNFARSDTHCELMVTQGVHRKLLRLLSKNDNRNCPIRLQHALLSALRNLVIPSCNKALVLADGLVDVVYPMLDIPTFPVVFKLLGTLRMVIDGQQEAAISLGKREDLIKRTVEWCGTEDHPGVQGEANRLLAWLIKNSRDKEVASLIISHGAIKHLVKMLTAQHALMQNEALLSLTILTTISLVESQTPVIEAEIGSTIRDFLDKHGPQIESPIIYNTVALTDSLVKSDVIKEHLVKSALPAAWKKLLKIRAANIPDLMEKVMPLCLLMGAEID, from the exons ATGGAAG GGGAAACAACGCACAATATTGACAAACTTTTCGGGGAGTTGCTCGATGCCATTAAATCTGggaatgaaattaaagaaaatggTATCACAAACATAATGAAAATACTGGACTCTCTGATCAACGTTAGCAAAACATCTGTTGGAG AAACATTAGAGTTTGCTATCGATGATGTATTCCTGACACTTCTAAAGTACGAGTCACCATTAATCGTTGCGAAAACTACAAGAGCGATAGCCGAAATAGCTAAGACCGATCGAGGGCGAGAGAAATGTACAAACCCAGAATTGATTAAGGCTTTAGTAGAGTTATTAAAAGGAGAATATGATATTGATATTCTGACACAAGCATCTCGAGCTCTGGGAAATATTTGCTATGAAAATG ACAAGGGAAAGATGTTGGTGGACGAGCAGAATGGATTAACATACATTTTAACAGCCCTGAAAATGGGGATAAGTTTAGGTGATGGTGATGGAGCTGCTGGATTGAGAAATGTTGCTGCTGGCTTTTTACTGAACTTTCTTATCAATCAGACTGCCTTACAAAAAAAG gCCTTGGATGACAACGTGCTGTCAGTTGTTTGCAGTATTTTAGAAACTGATGGCACCACATCTGGCGAAGCAGCAACCCATGCCATGTTGATATTAGGAATATTAACCGATTTGGGGCAGGAGGTTCTGGATGAAAGATTAACTAAAATACTTGTTAATATATTAGCGAGTGATGCATCACCAGAATTATCAGAAATGTGCCTAGAGCTGTTACATGGACAAGCAGAAAATG aaAGTACAAAATTATTACTAGCAAAAGCTGGTGTGTGCGAATTACTATTAAAACTATTAGAAAAACATGGACCACGCTGTACAGACGAAGAGGCGCGATCGGTGTTGAAAGTCGCTTGCGATTTGATTGTCTTAATTCTTACTGgag ATGATAGTATGGATGTTCTCTACAACGGTAGCAATGGAGAAGTATATAAGAAGCTGGTCGACTGGTTGGAAAGTGACGACGAGGATCTGCAGCTTGCGGCTGTTTTGGCAATGGGAAATTTTGCCAGAAGTGATACGCATTGCGAGCTCATGGTTACTCAAGGAGTCCATCGAAAATTGTTGCGGCTTCTGAGCAAAAATGATAATAGAAACTGCCCCATAAGATTACAACATGCTTTGCTCAGCGCCCTTCGTAATCTTGTCATTCCTTCCTGCAACAAAGCACTGGTATTAGCGGATGGTCTCGTCGATGTTGTTTATCCTATGTTAGATATTCCCACGTTTCCTGTTGTATTCAAACTGCTGGGCACACTAAGAATGGTCATCGATGGGCAAC AAGAGGCCGCGATTTCCTTGGGTAAAAGAGAAGATCTCATTAAAAGAACGGTTGAATGGTGTGGTACAGAGGATCATCCAGGAGTACAAGGTGAAGCCAATCGTTTATTAGCTTGGCTAATCAAAAATAGCAG AGATAAAGAAGTCGCATCGTTAATTATAAGTCACGGAGCTATTAAACATTTGGTCAAAATGTTGACTGCTCAACATGCTTTAATGCAGAATGAGGCATTGCTAAGCTTGACTATACTCACAACTATAAGCTTAGTGGAATCTCAAACACCTGTGATTGAAGCAGAGATCGGGTCGACAATTCGCGATTTTCTTGATAAACATGGTCCTCAGATTGAGTCCcctataatttataataccgTAGCGTTGACCGATAGCCTTGTGAAATCAG atgTGATAAAAGAGCATTTGGTAAAGTCGGCGTTGCCCGCAGCGTGGAAGAAACTGCTTAAAATTCGTGCTGCAAACATTCCCGACTTGATGGAAAAAGTTATGCCACTATGCCTTTTGATGGGCGCAGAAATTGATTAA
- the LOC124176027 gene encoding rap1 GTPase-GDP dissociation stimulator 1-B isoform X1 — translation MAHEFVKCEVKGETTHNIDKLFGELLDAIKSGNEIKENGITNIMKILDSLINVSKTSVGETLEFAIDDVFLTLLKYESPLIVAKTTRAIAEIAKTDRGREKCTNPELIKALVELLKGEYDIDILTQASRALGNICYENDKGKMLVDEQNGLTYILTALKMGISLGDGDGAAGLRNVAAGFLLNFLINQTALQKKALDDNVLSVVCSILETDGTTSGEAATHAMLILGILTDLGQEVLDERLTKILVNILASDASPELSEMCLELLHGQAENESTKLLLAKAGVCELLLKLLEKHGPRCTDEEARSVLKVACDLIVLILTGDDSMDVLYNGSNGEVYKKLVDWLESDDEDLQLAAVLAMGNFARSDTHCELMVTQGVHRKLLRLLSKNDNRNCPIRLQHALLSALRNLVIPSCNKALVLADGLVDVVYPMLDIPTFPVVFKLLGTLRMVIDGQQEAAISLGKREDLIKRTVEWCGTEDHPGVQGEANRLLAWLIKNSRDKEVASLIISHGAIKHLVKMLTAQHALMQNEALLSLTILTTISLVESQTPVIEAEIGSTIRDFLDKHGPQIESPIIYNTVALTDSLVKSDVIKEHLVKSALPAAWKKLLKIRAANIPDLMEKVMPLCLLMGAEID, via the exons ATGGCTCACGAGTTCGTTAAATGCGAGGTCAAAG GGGAAACAACGCACAATATTGACAAACTTTTCGGGGAGTTGCTCGATGCCATTAAATCTGggaatgaaattaaagaaaatggTATCACAAACATAATGAAAATACTGGACTCTCTGATCAACGTTAGCAAAACATCTGTTGGAG AAACATTAGAGTTTGCTATCGATGATGTATTCCTGACACTTCTAAAGTACGAGTCACCATTAATCGTTGCGAAAACTACAAGAGCGATAGCCGAAATAGCTAAGACCGATCGAGGGCGAGAGAAATGTACAAACCCAGAATTGATTAAGGCTTTAGTAGAGTTATTAAAAGGAGAATATGATATTGATATTCTGACACAAGCATCTCGAGCTCTGGGAAATATTTGCTATGAAAATG ACAAGGGAAAGATGTTGGTGGACGAGCAGAATGGATTAACATACATTTTAACAGCCCTGAAAATGGGGATAAGTTTAGGTGATGGTGATGGAGCTGCTGGATTGAGAAATGTTGCTGCTGGCTTTTTACTGAACTTTCTTATCAATCAGACTGCCTTACAAAAAAAG gCCTTGGATGACAACGTGCTGTCAGTTGTTTGCAGTATTTTAGAAACTGATGGCACCACATCTGGCGAAGCAGCAACCCATGCCATGTTGATATTAGGAATATTAACCGATTTGGGGCAGGAGGTTCTGGATGAAAGATTAACTAAAATACTTGTTAATATATTAGCGAGTGATGCATCACCAGAATTATCAGAAATGTGCCTAGAGCTGTTACATGGACAAGCAGAAAATG aaAGTACAAAATTATTACTAGCAAAAGCTGGTGTGTGCGAATTACTATTAAAACTATTAGAAAAACATGGACCACGCTGTACAGACGAAGAGGCGCGATCGGTGTTGAAAGTCGCTTGCGATTTGATTGTCTTAATTCTTACTGgag ATGATAGTATGGATGTTCTCTACAACGGTAGCAATGGAGAAGTATATAAGAAGCTGGTCGACTGGTTGGAAAGTGACGACGAGGATCTGCAGCTTGCGGCTGTTTTGGCAATGGGAAATTTTGCCAGAAGTGATACGCATTGCGAGCTCATGGTTACTCAAGGAGTCCATCGAAAATTGTTGCGGCTTCTGAGCAAAAATGATAATAGAAACTGCCCCATAAGATTACAACATGCTTTGCTCAGCGCCCTTCGTAATCTTGTCATTCCTTCCTGCAACAAAGCACTGGTATTAGCGGATGGTCTCGTCGATGTTGTTTATCCTATGTTAGATATTCCCACGTTTCCTGTTGTATTCAAACTGCTGGGCACACTAAGAATGGTCATCGATGGGCAAC AAGAGGCCGCGATTTCCTTGGGTAAAAGAGAAGATCTCATTAAAAGAACGGTTGAATGGTGTGGTACAGAGGATCATCCAGGAGTACAAGGTGAAGCCAATCGTTTATTAGCTTGGCTAATCAAAAATAGCAG AGATAAAGAAGTCGCATCGTTAATTATAAGTCACGGAGCTATTAAACATTTGGTCAAAATGTTGACTGCTCAACATGCTTTAATGCAGAATGAGGCATTGCTAAGCTTGACTATACTCACAACTATAAGCTTAGTGGAATCTCAAACACCTGTGATTGAAGCAGAGATCGGGTCGACAATTCGCGATTTTCTTGATAAACATGGTCCTCAGATTGAGTCCcctataatttataataccgTAGCGTTGACCGATAGCCTTGTGAAATCAG atgTGATAAAAGAGCATTTGGTAAAGTCGGCGTTGCCCGCAGCGTGGAAGAAACTGCTTAAAATTCGTGCTGCAAACATTCCCGACTTGATGGAAAAAGTTATGCCACTATGCCTTTTGATGGGCGCAGAAATTGATTAA
- the LOC124176027 gene encoding rap1 GTPase-GDP dissociation stimulator 1-B isoform X3: MHIHETLEFAIDDVFLTLLKYESPLIVAKTTRAIAEIAKTDRGREKCTNPELIKALVELLKGEYDIDILTQASRALGNICYENDKGKMLVDEQNGLTYILTALKMGISLGDGDGAAGLRNVAAGFLLNFLINQTALQKKALDDNVLSVVCSILETDGTTSGEAATHAMLILGILTDLGQEVLDERLTKILVNILASDASPELSEMCLELLHGQAENESTKLLLAKAGVCELLLKLLEKHGPRCTDEEARSVLKVACDLIVLILTGDDSMDVLYNGSNGEVYKKLVDWLESDDEDLQLAAVLAMGNFARSDTHCELMVTQGVHRKLLRLLSKNDNRNCPIRLQHALLSALRNLVIPSCNKALVLADGLVDVVYPMLDIPTFPVVFKLLGTLRMVIDGQQEAAISLGKREDLIKRTVEWCGTEDHPGVQGEANRLLAWLIKNSRDKEVASLIISHGAIKHLVKMLTAQHALMQNEALLSLTILTTISLVESQTPVIEAEIGSTIRDFLDKHGPQIESPIIYNTVALTDSLVKSDVIKEHLVKSALPAAWKKLLKIRAANIPDLMEKVMPLCLLMGAEID, translated from the exons ATGCACATACATG AAACATTAGAGTTTGCTATCGATGATGTATTCCTGACACTTCTAAAGTACGAGTCACCATTAATCGTTGCGAAAACTACAAGAGCGATAGCCGAAATAGCTAAGACCGATCGAGGGCGAGAGAAATGTACAAACCCAGAATTGATTAAGGCTTTAGTAGAGTTATTAAAAGGAGAATATGATATTGATATTCTGACACAAGCATCTCGAGCTCTGGGAAATATTTGCTATGAAAATG ACAAGGGAAAGATGTTGGTGGACGAGCAGAATGGATTAACATACATTTTAACAGCCCTGAAAATGGGGATAAGTTTAGGTGATGGTGATGGAGCTGCTGGATTGAGAAATGTTGCTGCTGGCTTTTTACTGAACTTTCTTATCAATCAGACTGCCTTACAAAAAAAG gCCTTGGATGACAACGTGCTGTCAGTTGTTTGCAGTATTTTAGAAACTGATGGCACCACATCTGGCGAAGCAGCAACCCATGCCATGTTGATATTAGGAATATTAACCGATTTGGGGCAGGAGGTTCTGGATGAAAGATTAACTAAAATACTTGTTAATATATTAGCGAGTGATGCATCACCAGAATTATCAGAAATGTGCCTAGAGCTGTTACATGGACAAGCAGAAAATG aaAGTACAAAATTATTACTAGCAAAAGCTGGTGTGTGCGAATTACTATTAAAACTATTAGAAAAACATGGACCACGCTGTACAGACGAAGAGGCGCGATCGGTGTTGAAAGTCGCTTGCGATTTGATTGTCTTAATTCTTACTGgag ATGATAGTATGGATGTTCTCTACAACGGTAGCAATGGAGAAGTATATAAGAAGCTGGTCGACTGGTTGGAAAGTGACGACGAGGATCTGCAGCTTGCGGCTGTTTTGGCAATGGGAAATTTTGCCAGAAGTGATACGCATTGCGAGCTCATGGTTACTCAAGGAGTCCATCGAAAATTGTTGCGGCTTCTGAGCAAAAATGATAATAGAAACTGCCCCATAAGATTACAACATGCTTTGCTCAGCGCCCTTCGTAATCTTGTCATTCCTTCCTGCAACAAAGCACTGGTATTAGCGGATGGTCTCGTCGATGTTGTTTATCCTATGTTAGATATTCCCACGTTTCCTGTTGTATTCAAACTGCTGGGCACACTAAGAATGGTCATCGATGGGCAAC AAGAGGCCGCGATTTCCTTGGGTAAAAGAGAAGATCTCATTAAAAGAACGGTTGAATGGTGTGGTACAGAGGATCATCCAGGAGTACAAGGTGAAGCCAATCGTTTATTAGCTTGGCTAATCAAAAATAGCAG AGATAAAGAAGTCGCATCGTTAATTATAAGTCACGGAGCTATTAAACATTTGGTCAAAATGTTGACTGCTCAACATGCTTTAATGCAGAATGAGGCATTGCTAAGCTTGACTATACTCACAACTATAAGCTTAGTGGAATCTCAAACACCTGTGATTGAAGCAGAGATCGGGTCGACAATTCGCGATTTTCTTGATAAACATGGTCCTCAGATTGAGTCCcctataatttataataccgTAGCGTTGACCGATAGCCTTGTGAAATCAG atgTGATAAAAGAGCATTTGGTAAAGTCGGCGTTGCCCGCAGCGTGGAAGAAACTGCTTAAAATTCGTGCTGCAAACATTCCCGACTTGATGGAAAAAGTTATGCCACTATGCCTTTTGATGGGCGCAGAAATTGATTAA
- the LOC124175970 gene encoding protein transport protein Sec24A has product MSQSSGYQYQPYSNTPGSLKNRPPMANGEPNTPQHVQNGTPSSQSSRDPSREPSRDPSPTHNQYRSQMPRSSMPPINGQQSLSRNPAALPSRMGQMQNYSPSGTPPPLQNSPSNVATSVSNAPMLRPPYSTTQPVDQPSNSQQISSTSQILSPNPTQTVAEPSIPPTSNQSYPLPGGYVKPAFDDNASDLSNVSLTDNVNITTVSQTASKPQSFTQFGPSLSHTGTTVGQVSRTTQNLSHQPPTQNNRPPMMSDPQTSSNVGNTRSNSNKSVESVNQLSSSSSTQPDSNQPSQTPFFQSPPEQPRSSTQNIFAPPNTNSATSLSSASFSSQPVYSSTQNLFSSIQNVQTNSQNALGTVQTAIPSSLSTQYSTQNLSTRNLQTQFATPRPPATQYSQNTIPTNPQTSGSQTPYMSTMPSSTQYNTNQYSNPQATRGSQSNLSGPPTALSQSQSSYGSLQNLASQRKYPQNPYGIQTQPDTGNMAGPPLALQKPVLPPPAPVGLGQYQSGPIQAGVPLLPGQQPMNQNQYVMQPHNAGQMSNIPLDNMAKRYPGSYPDQMNQLNSQMGGLNVAHSGFNQLWGMECVDLLQTRNILPAESVQPPKVKLQQEFLDSVNCSPDIFRCTLTKIPESSSLLKKSRLPLGVLIHPFKDLNHLPVIQCSTIVRCRACRTYINPFVYFVDSKRWKCNLCYRVNELPEEFQFDPVTKSYGDPSRRPEVKTSTIEFIAPSEYMLRPPQPAVYLFVLDVSRLAVESGYLNVVCNTIADELTRLPGDSRTQVGFLAIDSALHFFSMPDNVSQPHEMVMLDVDDVFLPCPDNLIVNLKEREELIRDLLSQLPVKFQGTHDTNCALGAGLQTAFKLMSPTGGRVTVFQTCLPNLGPGSLQSREDPNNRSGKDVPHLNPATDFYKRIALDCSGQQIAVDLFLLNSQYSDLATLSGMCKFSGGCMYHIPLFRVNKPQHTDMLERMLRRYLTRKIGFEAVMRIRCTRGLSIDTFHGNFFVRSTDLLSLPNVNPDAGFGMQIAIEENLSDVQSVCFQAALLYTSSKGERRIRVHTLCLPVAANLSDILHSADQQCIIGLLAKMAVDRSQQSSLSDARDALINVAIDALSAYKVCQSVASGSLLAPGNLKLLPLYIIALLKYIAFRSGTSTRLDDRVFAMCQMKALPLSHLIQHVYPDMYPIHALNDENAKDVDGKTCPQPPRLHLSAEKLDSRGAFVLDAGDKILMYIGKNLHASFYSNVLGVQAFSCIPEEMYELPELDTPENDRVRNFIFSLQEEKPFYASLQIVREDSHFKQIFTERLIEDRIESALSYYEFLQHLKTRVK; this is encoded by the exons ATGTCTCAGTCAAGTGGGTATCAATACCAACCATACTCAAATACTCCAGgatctttaaaaaatagaCCTCCAATGGCTAATGGAGAACCCAATACACCGCAACATGTACAGAATG GTACACCATCTTCTCAGTCCTCCCGCGACCCATCAAGAGAACCCTCAAGAGACCCTTCACCCACACACAATCAATATAGATCACAGATGCCAAGGTCATCTATGCCTCCCATTAATGGACAGCAAAGTTTGAGTAGGAACCCTGCTGCTTTACCTTCACGAATGGGTCAAATGCAGAACTATAGCCCTTCTGGAACGCCTCCGCCTCTTCAGAACAGTCCATCAAATGTTGCAACCTCAGTATCCAATGCCCCTATGCTTAGGCCACCTTATTCTACCACACAACCTGTAGATCAGCCATCTAACTCTCAGCAAATTTCCTCAACAAGTCAAATTCTATCCCCCAATCCTACTCAGACCGTGGCAGAACCTTCAATCCCTCCGACCTCGAATCAAAGCTATCCATTGCCAGGTGGATACGTAAAACCTGCATTTGATGATAATGCTTCTGATTTGAGCAATGTTTCATTAACTGACAACGTAAACATCACAACCGTGTCGCAGACTGCATCTAAACCCCAAAGTTTCACACAGTTTGGACCAAGCCTCAGTCATACAGGAACAACTGTTGGCCAGGTTAGTCGAACTACTCAAAATTTATCGCACCAGCCACCAACTCAGAATAACAGGCCACCTATGATGAGTGACCCACAAACATCATCAAATGTTGGAAATACGagatcaaattcaaataaaagtGTAGAAAGTGTGAATCAGCTGTCTTCAAGTTCATCTACACAACCGGATAGTAATCAACCAAGTCAAACTCCTTTCTTTCAATCACCGCCAGAGCAGCCCAGAAGTTCGacacaaaatatttttgcaccTCCAAATACTAATTCTGCCACGAGTTTGAGCTCTGCCAGTTTTTCTTCACAACCCGTCTACAGTAGCACGCAAAACCTATTTAGCAGCATACAAAACGTACAAACTAACTCCCAGAATGCGTTGGGTACGGTACAAACTGCCATTCCAAGTTCCCTAAGCACTCAGTATTCTACTCAAAATTTGAGTACAAGAAACTTGCAGACACAGTTTGCCACGCCTAGACCTCCGGCTACCCAATACTCTCAAAACACGATTCCAACAAACCCGCAAACCTCTGGTTCTCAGACACCTTATATGTCCACTATGCCATCCTCGACCCAATACAATACGAATCAATATTCCAATCCACAAGCCACGCGCGGCAGTCAATCAAATCTGTCTGGACCTCCTACTGCACTTAGTCAGAGTCAAAGTTCATATGGCAGCCTCCAAAATCTAGCCAGTCAAAGGAAGTATCCTCAAAATCCTTACGGAATACAAACACAACCGGACACAGGCAATATGGCAGGTCCTCCTCTGGCTCTACAGAAGCCTGTGTTACCACCACCAGCTCCAGTTGGTCTAGGTCAATATCAAAGTGGTCCCATCCAAGCTGGAGTGCCTCTTTTACCAGGACAACAGCCTATGAAT caaAATCAATATGTTATGCAGCCACATAATGCTGGGCAAATGTCTAATATCCCACTGGATAATATGGCCAAACGCTATCCAGGTTCTTACCCTGACCAGATGAATCAGTTAAATAGTCAAATGGGCGGTCTCAATGTTGCCCATTCTGGCTTCAATCAATTATGG ggGATGGAATGTGTTGACCTCTTACAAACGCGAAATATTTTACCAGCTGAAAGTGTCCAACCACCGAAAGTCAAATTACAGCAGGAATTTCTTGACAGTGTAAATTGCAGTCCGGA TATTTTCAGATGTACGTTAACTAAAATTCCTGAAAGTAGTTCTCTGCTGAAAAAGTCGAGATTACCATTGGGAGTTTTAATCCATCCGTTTAAAGATTTGAAC caTTTGCCAGTAATACAATGTAGTACAATTGTACGTTGCCGTGCTTGTAGAACCTATATAAAcccatttgtttattttgtgGATTCAAAAAGATGGAAGTGCAACTTATGCTACAGAGTGAATGAAC TTCCTGAAGAATTTCAGTTTGATCCAGTTACTAAATCTTACGGTGATCCATCACGGAGACCAGAAGTAAAAACTAGTACTATCGAATTTATAGCACCTAGTGAATACATG CTTCGCCCTCCACAACCAGCGGTTTATTTGTTTGTCCTGGACGTATCAAGACTCGCAGTAGAAAGCGGATATCTAAATGTTGTTTGTAACACGATAGCTGATGAACTGACCAGGTTACCAGGAGATAGCAGAACACAAGTTGGATTCCTTGCAATTGACTCTGCTTTACATTTCTTCAGTATGCCTGATAATGTATCACAGCCGCATGAGATGGTTATGCTGGATGTGGAtg ATGTATTTTTACCGTGCCCGGATAACCtcattgtaaatttgaaggaaAGAGAGGAATTGATCAGAGATCTGTTGTCACAATTACCAGTTAAATTTCAAGGAACGCATGATACGAACTGTGCACTAGGGGCAGGCTTACAAACAGCTTTCAAGCTCATG TCCCCAACTGGTGGAAGAGTGACGGTGTTCCAGACTTGTTTACCTAATTTGGGTCCTGGTTCTTTGCAATCTAGAGAAGATCCGAACAACCGATCAGGCAAAGATGTACCACATTTGAATCCAGCGACTGATTTCTATAAAAGAATTGCATTAGACTGCAGCGGGCAACAAATTGCCGTCGACTTGTTTCTACTCAATAGCCAGTACAGTGATTTGGCCACATTAT ctggtATGTGTAAGTTTTCGGGTGGTTGTATGTACCACATACCTTTATTCCGAGTGAATAAACCTCAGCATACGGATATGCTGGAGAGAATGCTGCGTCGTTATTTGACACGTAAAATTGGCTTTGAAGCCGTGATGAGAATACGTTGTACACGGGGTCTTAGCATAGACACATTTCACGGAAACTTCTTCGTACGGTCGACCGACTTACTTAGTTTACCAAATGTTAACCCAGATGCAGGTTTTGGAATGCAAATTGCCATTGAAGAGAATCTCTCTGACGTTCAAAGTGTTTGCTTTCAGGCTGCACTTTTATACACTTCTAGCAAGG GTGAAAGGCGGATTAGAGTACACACCTTATGTCTACCAGTTGCAGCCAATTTGAGTGATATTTTACATTCGGCAGATCAACAATGTATCATCGGACTATTGGCTAAAATGG CTGTTGACAGATCACAACAGTCTTCCTTATCCGATGCAAGGGATGCATTGATAAACGTTGCAATTGACGCTTTATCTGCCTACAAAGTATGTCAATCTGTAGCGTCTGGGAGTCTCTTAGCCCCAGGAAATTTGAAGTTACTCCCGCTTTATATTATTGCATTATTGAAATAC ATCGCATTTCGATCGGGGACCAGTACACGATTGGATGATAGGGTGTTTGCCATGTGTCAAATGAAAGCTCTACCATTATCTCACCTGATTCAACACGTCTATCCCGATATGTATCCAATCCACGCTCTCAATGACGAAAATGCGAAAGACGTCGATGGGAAGACATGCCCGCAACCACCACGGTTACATTTGTCTGCTGAAAAACTTGACTCACGAGGCGCGTTTGTACTTGATGCTGGTGATAAAATTCTTATGTACataggaaaaaatttacacgcaTCATTCTACAGTAACGTTCTAGGCGTTCAAGCCTTCTCCTGCATACCTGAAGAAATG TACGAACTGCCCGAGTTGGACACCCCTGAAAATGATAGAGTTCGTAATTTCATATTTAGTCTTCAAGAAGAAAAACCGTTTTACGCTTCCCTGCAGATAGTTAG AGAGGACAGTCATTTCAAGCAGATTTTCACAGAACGATTGATCGAGGATCGTATTGAGTCCGCGCTGAGCTACTATGAATTTTTGCAGCACTTGAAAACTCGTGTAAAGTAG